Proteins found in one Bacteroidota bacterium genomic segment:
- the speE gene encoding polyamine aminopropyltransferase: protein MSTAKFHQIQYTEYWEGRTGQTFGVEELLYSRRSPYQQVQVWQTDAFGRILTLDGLVMLTERDEFIYHEMISHPALCLLEAPRRVLVVGGGDGGTVREVLRHPEVEQVDLVEIDAAVVEAARAFFPNLACAFDDPRLRLHLADGVAFARQAPSSFYDVVIVDSTDPIGIAEGLFGEAFYRDVARILGADGILVAQTESPFDRLFQHTIRAAHGFLRGLFPIVSMYLAFIPSYPTGMWSFTLASKSLHPVRDFDSERVRARIASFEAALRYYNPDVHIAAFALPNFVRQQLEA from the coding sequence ATGAGCACGGCGAAGTTTCATCAAATCCAGTACACCGAGTACTGGGAAGGTCGTACGGGGCAGACCTTCGGAGTCGAAGAGCTGCTTTACAGCCGGCGCAGCCCGTATCAACAGGTGCAGGTCTGGCAGACCGACGCCTTTGGGCGGATCCTCACCCTAGATGGGCTTGTGATGCTTACGGAACGCGATGAGTTCATCTACCATGAGATGATCAGTCACCCCGCGCTCTGCTTGCTAGAGGCTCCTCGTCGGGTGCTCGTCGTAGGAGGTGGGGATGGAGGAACGGTGCGGGAGGTGCTGCGGCATCCCGAGGTGGAGCAAGTGGATCTGGTCGAGATAGATGCCGCAGTCGTAGAGGCAGCGCGCGCTTTTTTCCCCAACCTCGCCTGCGCTTTCGATGATCCCCGATTGCGTCTGCATCTGGCCGACGGGGTGGCCTTCGCGCGCCAGGCTCCCTCGAGTTTTTACGACGTCGTCATCGTGGATTCGACAGATCCCATTGGCATCGCCGAAGGCCTATTCGGGGAGGCCTTTTATCGGGATGTGGCGCGGATTTTGGGCGCGGACGGGATTTTGGTGGCCCAGACGGAATCCCCGTTCGATCGTTTGTTCCAACATACGATTCGAGCCGCGCATGGGTTTTTGCGTGGGCTTTTTCCGATCGTGAGCATGTATTTGGCCTTCATCCCCTCTTATCCGACCGGCATGTGGTCGTTTACCTTAGCCAGCAAAAGCTTGCATCCGGTTCGCGATTTCGACTCCGAGCGCGTCCGGGCGCGCATCGCCTCTTTTGAGGCAGCGCTGCGATACTACAATCCCGACGTGCACATCGCCGCTTTTGCTTTGCCGAACTTTGTGCGCCAGCAGCTTGAGGCCTAA
- a CDS encoding CoA-binding protein, with product MMDLFKILSQARRIAVVGASAHPHRPSHQIMHYLMSQGYEVIPVNPHYAEVLGQPCYPSVQSLPQSVDIVNVFRRAPYVEAVVDDVLASGQRPVIWTQLGAHSEAAQRKAERARLRYIPEVCIMVVHRQWRQWRSGW from the coding sequence ATGATGGATTTGTTTAAAATTCTCAGCCAAGCCCGACGTATCGCCGTTGTGGGCGCTTCCGCGCACCCGCACCGGCCCAGCCATCAGATCATGCACTACCTCATGAGCCAGGGCTACGAGGTGATCCCGGTTAACCCCCACTATGCGGAGGTGCTCGGCCAACCTTGTTACCCCTCTGTGCAGAGTCTTCCCCAATCGGTCGACATCGTGAACGTATTTCGGCGGGCGCCGTACGTGGAGGCGGTCGTCGATGACGTGCTGGCCTCCGGACAACGTCCGGTGATTTGGACTCAGCTGGGGGCGCATTCGGAGGCGGCCCAACGCAAAGCCGAGCGGGCCCGCCTCCGTTACATTCCCGAGGTTTGCATCATGGTCGTACATCGACAGTGGCGGCAATGGCGATCCGGTTGGTGA
- the ribE gene encoding 6,7-dimethyl-8-ribityllumazine synthase, which yields MSVVHEGTLSAQGLRLGIAVSRWNALITHRLLEGALEALRQHGADPAQVEVAWCPGAFELPLLARRMADTGRFEAIIALGAVIRGETPHFEYVASAAAQGLSRVMLETNIPVAFGVLTTDTLEQALERAGGKAGNKGAEAALAAVEMAHLLRRL from the coding sequence ATGTCCGTTGTTCATGAGGGAACGCTATCTGCCCAGGGTCTGCGGCTGGGTATCGCGGTCAGCCGTTGGAATGCGCTCATCACGCATCGGCTGCTGGAGGGCGCCCTGGAGGCCTTGCGCCAGCACGGGGCGGATCCGGCGCAGGTGGAAGTGGCCTGGTGTCCAGGGGCCTTCGAGCTGCCCTTGCTTGCGCGCCGCATGGCGGATACAGGGCGTTTTGAGGCCATCATCGCCCTGGGGGCCGTGATCCGGGGCGAGACCCCGCATTTTGAGTACGTCGCCTCGGCTGCCGCCCAGGGGCTAAGCCGCGTCATGCTAGAGACGAACATTCCCGTGGCCTTTGGCGTGCTCACGACCGATACCCTGGAGCAAGCCCTCGAGCGCGCCGGGGGCAAGGCCGGCAACAAAGGCGCCGAAGCCGCCCTGGCCGCCGTGGAGATGGCGCACCTATTGCGTCGGCTCTAA
- a CDS encoding TonB-dependent receptor, whose amino-acid sequence MKGTLWLAAVLLVATASGLLAQSRGLVTGRVVDAQTGEALIGVNVVVVGTTQGTTTDVEGRFHLSLPPGRHTLLFRYIGYRPFRAENAEVRPGGVLELAVALQPEAFEVGEVVVEAQALRNTEAALLALQRRAPMVSDGLASEQIRRAPDPTSADALRRVTGVSVLGGRYLYVRGIPERYSVALLNGAPLAGTEPDRRSFAFDLVPAELLDHAQILKSFTPDQPGDFSGGVVRLQTVDFPAQLIVRLSGSGAWNAAATGRAFWTYPGSRFWGLEDGRRRLPSGFPQDISALPVAERHQAARQLSAVWAPSVSRSPANMSWGLSIGDGSRLLGRSFGFVASASYRNGYVIESLVRREYEASGDARFAYTGQRHAFSVLWGGLLNLNLRLGGAHRLSWRNLYTRAAEDEVIRLEGIQYTDAGAEQRQTALRFTSRGLYAGQLEGLHAFSLLGNAELRWSLRYSQSRREEPDYRRYLYARPADSQGPFAAVLGFQANLKNGGRFYSDMSERTYGLEWDLRKPVGEARISLGGGWEDRSRRFWARLIGVVINAPGNGFTDFRLLYLPPDSLFRPEHFRRNGLALDEYRNGTNRYRAGLELGNGYLMLDWPLRIGPGQTLRLVGGVRGELARVWLRTRDFSDQRDLVVERRKIDLLPGLNLTYNPIERMNLRLAWSRTVNRPELRELAPFTYFDFQTQTSIRGDTSLHRASVHNWDLRWELYPGIGEILAFGVFYKRFRHPIEQVIVSGSALGSERTFANADRAENGGFELDLRLALSRFLGEWARPWRAQFNYAWIRSRVFVPGTETTIAREGRPLQGQSPYVLNAALFYETERTSLSLLYNRIGSRIVEVATAYEEDIVEEPRDVLDFVLSYRLHRAWTLRLSARDLLAPPQRFMQGGKLVRENSRAPTWSLGLSWNP is encoded by the coding sequence ATGAAGGGGACTCTGTGGCTTGCGGCCGTCTTGCTCGTGGCCACGGCTAGCGGCCTTCTGGCCCAGTCGCGAGGGCTCGTCACAGGACGCGTGGTGGACGCGCAAACCGGAGAAGCGCTTATCGGGGTCAACGTGGTGGTGGTGGGCACCACGCAGGGCACGACAACGGACGTAGAAGGGCGCTTTCACCTTTCTCTTCCTCCCGGGCGGCACACGCTCCTCTTCCGCTACATCGGCTACCGGCCCTTCCGGGCTGAAAACGCCGAGGTGCGCCCTGGCGGGGTACTGGAGCTCGCCGTGGCCCTGCAACCGGAGGCGTTTGAGGTTGGGGAGGTGGTTGTAGAGGCGCAGGCGCTGCGCAATACGGAGGCGGCCCTGCTGGCTTTGCAGCGTCGCGCGCCCATGGTCAGCGACGGGCTGGCCTCCGAGCAGATCCGTAGGGCGCCAGACCCCACCTCGGCCGACGCGCTCCGGCGTGTTACGGGCGTTTCCGTGCTCGGCGGCCGGTATCTGTATGTGCGCGGGATCCCGGAGCGCTACTCCGTGGCCCTGCTCAACGGCGCCCCGCTAGCCGGAACAGAACCGGATCGCCGCAGCTTCGCCTTCGATCTTGTGCCCGCGGAGCTATTGGATCACGCCCAAATTCTGAAATCCTTTACTCCGGATCAGCCGGGGGACTTCTCCGGTGGCGTGGTGCGGCTGCAGACGGTCGATTTCCCCGCTCAACTCATTGTGCGTCTGAGCGGATCCGGAGCCTGGAACGCGGCCGCAACCGGGCGGGCCTTCTGGACGTACCCCGGAAGCCGCTTCTGGGGCTTGGAAGATGGGCGCCGTCGCCTGCCCTCGGGCTTTCCGCAAGACATCTCGGCCTTGCCCGTGGCCGAGCGGCACCAGGCCGCCCGTCAGCTTTCGGCCGTCTGGGCTCCCAGCGTCAGCCGCAGTCCGGCCAACATGAGCTGGGGGCTCTCCATAGGCGATGGATCCCGCCTGCTCGGGCGCTCCTTTGGGTTTGTGGCTTCGGCCTCCTATCGAAACGGTTACGTGATCGAATCTTTGGTGCGCCGTGAATACGAGGCCTCCGGCGATGCGCGCTTCGCCTACACGGGCCAGCGGCATGCCTTTTCGGTGCTCTGGGGGGGACTGCTCAACTTGAACCTCCGTCTGGGAGGGGCGCACCGTCTAAGCTGGCGCAACCTCTACACGCGCGCGGCCGAAGACGAAGTGATCCGGCTTGAGGGGATTCAGTACACCGACGCCGGAGCCGAGCAGCGTCAGACAGCGCTCCGCTTCACCAGCCGCGGCCTCTATGCGGGCCAGCTCGAAGGGCTTCACGCGTTTTCCCTCCTGGGCAACGCGGAGCTCCGCTGGAGCCTCCGCTACAGCCAATCTAGGCGCGAGGAGCCGGACTATCGTCGGTACTTGTATGCGCGCCCGGCGGACTCTCAGGGCCCCTTTGCGGCCGTGCTGGGCTTTCAGGCCAACCTCAAAAACGGCGGGCGCTTCTACTCCGACATGTCCGAGCGCACCTATGGGCTGGAGTGGGATCTGCGCAAGCCCGTTGGGGAGGCCCGCATAAGCCTGGGCGGTGGCTGGGAGGATCGAAGCCGGCGCTTCTGGGCCCGCCTGATCGGCGTTGTAATCAACGCGCCCGGCAACGGATTTACGGACTTTCGGCTTCTCTATTTGCCGCCGGATTCCCTGTTTCGGCCCGAACACTTCCGGCGCAATGGGCTGGCTCTGGATGAGTACCGCAACGGCACCAATCGGTACCGGGCCGGACTGGAACTGGGGAACGGCTACCTGATGCTGGACTGGCCCCTCCGGATAGGACCCGGACAGACGCTGCGCCTGGTGGGCGGGGTGCGCGGCGAGCTGGCCCGGGTCTGGCTGCGCACGCGCGATTTCTCGGACCAGCGGGACCTGGTCGTCGAGCGACGCAAAATCGACCTCTTGCCGGGCCTTAATCTGACCTACAACCCTATAGAACGCATGAACCTGCGCCTGGCCTGGAGCCGAACGGTCAACCGACCGGAGCTTCGGGAGCTGGCCCCCTTTACGTACTTCGACTTTCAGACGCAGACCTCAATTCGGGGGGATACGAGCCTGCACCGGGCCTCGGTGCATAACTGGGATCTGCGATGGGAGCTCTATCCCGGCATCGGGGAGATCCTGGCCTTCGGCGTCTTCTACAAACGCTTCCGCCATCCCATAGAGCAGGTCATCGTCTCGGGCAGCGCTTTGGGCTCGGAACGCACCTTCGCCAACGCCGATCGAGCGGAAAACGGCGGTTTCGAGCTGGATTTGCGCTTGGCCTTAAGCCGCTTTCTGGGGGAATGGGCTCGCCCGTGGCGGGCGCAGTTTAACTACGCCTGGATCCGATCCCGCGTTTTCGTGCCGGGCACCGAGACCACCATCGCGCGCGAAGGCCGTCCTCTACAGGGGCAGTCGCCCTACGTACTGAACGCCGCCCTGTTTTACGAGACCGAACGGACCAGCCTGAGCCTGCTATACAACCGCATCGGAAGCCGTATTGTCGAGGTGGCCACGGCCTACGAGGAAGATATCGTGGAGGAGCCTCGAGACGTGCTCGATTTCGTCCTTTCGTATCGGCTGCATCGCGCTTGGACGCTGCGGCTTAGCGCGCGCGACCTGCTGGCCCCACCCCAGCGTTTCATGCAGGGCGGAAAGCTGGTCCGGGAAAACAGCCGCGCCCCCACCTGGTCCTTAGGGCTTAGCTGGAACCCGTAA
- the ychF gene encoding redox-regulated ATPase YchF: MGLRCGIVGLPNVGKSTLFNALTAAGAEVANYPFCTIEPNVGVVPVPDERLMRLAQWVGPGKVTPATVEIVDIAGLVRGASRGEGLGNQFLAHIREVDAILHVVRCFQDPNVIHVEGEVDPERDIQVVQMELVLKDLETVLRRLERAGKAARMGDKKARLEAALLERLREHLDAARPARTFGATEEEQALLRPLCLLTAKPVLYVANVAEADLPDGGPLVEPVRRMARDEGAEVLVLCAELEAQIARLPASERAAFLQAMGLPQSGLDRLVCAAYALLGLITFFTVGPKEVRAWTIRKGTRAAQAAGKIHSDMEQGFIRAEVTRFADWERLGSEQALREAGLVRIEGRHYEVQDGDILHIRFS; the protein is encoded by the coding sequence ATGGGGTTACGTTGCGGCATCGTGGGGCTGCCCAACGTGGGCAAATCCACCCTTTTCAACGCGCTGACCGCAGCCGGGGCCGAGGTGGCCAACTACCCTTTTTGCACGATCGAGCCCAACGTAGGCGTCGTGCCCGTGCCGGATGAGCGCCTGATGCGCCTAGCCCAGTGGGTGGGACCCGGCAAGGTCACCCCAGCCACCGTGGAGATCGTCGACATCGCCGGGCTCGTTCGCGGCGCCTCCCGGGGGGAGGGCCTTGGCAATCAGTTTCTAGCCCACATTCGGGAGGTGGATGCCATTCTGCACGTCGTACGTTGTTTTCAGGATCCCAACGTCATCCACGTAGAGGGGGAGGTTGATCCCGAGCGGGATATCCAGGTCGTACAGATGGAGCTTGTGCTCAAAGATCTGGAAACCGTTCTGCGTCGGCTGGAGCGCGCAGGCAAAGCGGCCCGAATGGGCGACAAAAAAGCTCGCCTTGAGGCCGCGCTCCTGGAACGGCTGCGGGAACACCTCGACGCGGCCCGTCCGGCGCGCACGTTCGGCGCCACCGAAGAAGAGCAGGCCCTGCTGAGGCCGCTTTGCCTGCTTACGGCGAAGCCCGTGCTGTACGTGGCCAACGTGGCCGAAGCCGACCTGCCCGACGGGGGCCCTCTGGTGGAGCCCGTGCGCCGCATGGCGCGCGACGAAGGCGCCGAGGTCCTCGTGCTGTGCGCGGAACTGGAGGCGCAGATCGCCCGGCTGCCCGCCTCGGAGCGAGCCGCTTTTCTGCAGGCCATGGGGCTACCTCAGTCGGGCCTGGACCGATTGGTGTGCGCCGCTTACGCGCTTTTAGGATTGATCACGTTTTTCACCGTCGGTCCCAAAGAGGTCCGGGCCTGGACCATCCGAAAGGGCACCCGGGCCGCCCAGGCGGCGGGAAAGATTCATTCCGACATGGAGCAGGGCTTTATCCGGGCTGAAGTGACGCGCTTTGCGGACTGGGAGCGCCTGGGCTCCGAACAGGCCCTTCGCGAGGCCGGCTTGGTGCGCATCGAGGGA
- a CDS encoding PHP domain-containing protein encodes MRSRERADLHTHTTCSDGRLTPRELVRRAAQVGLGAVAITDHDTVAGLEEAYAESRSRGLELIPGLELSVRWVDRDLHLLAYGIDPDHGDLRKALEALREARLERLRQMVRNLGEIGIRISLDRVLEVAGSGVVGRPHLAQVLVEAGWARTPAEAFARYLGSEGPVAAPRVGVPLEEALRLIHRAGGVAVIAHPGPRLAGAPLAALIRAGLDGIEVVHPRHSWRWARYYGELAREAGLIATGGSDYHGGPEEEAYFGSVVVSCAIAEQLRHRAAYKGGATYVRCS; translated from the coding sequence GTGCGTAGTCGGGAACGCGCCGATCTGCATACGCACACCACGTGCTCCGACGGCAGGCTCACCCCCCGGGAGCTCGTGCGGCGGGCTGCTCAGGTGGGGCTTGGAGCTGTCGCCATAACGGACCATGACACCGTGGCGGGATTAGAGGAGGCCTATGCGGAATCTCGCAGCCGGGGGCTTGAGCTGATCCCGGGCCTAGAGCTCAGCGTGCGCTGGGTCGATCGGGACTTGCACCTGCTCGCCTACGGGATCGATCCCGATCACGGGGATCTGAGGAAAGCCCTAGAGGCCTTGCGGGAGGCGCGTCTGGAGCGCCTTCGGCAGATGGTGCGCAACTTAGGGGAGATCGGCATCCGGATTTCGCTGGATCGGGTGCTGGAGGTGGCCGGATCCGGCGTCGTGGGGCGTCCGCACCTGGCCCAGGTGCTCGTGGAGGCCGGCTGGGCCCGCACCCCGGCTGAGGCCTTCGCCCGTTATCTGGGCTCCGAGGGACCTGTTGCCGCGCCTCGGGTGGGCGTGCCGCTAGAGGAAGCCTTGCGCCTTATCCATCGGGCCGGCGGGGTGGCCGTCATCGCGCATCCCGGCCCGAGGCTAGCCGGAGCGCCCCTTGCTGCGCTCATTCGCGCGGGCTTAGACGGGATTGAAGTCGTGCACCCTCGCCATTCCTGGCGGTGGGCCCGTTACTACGGGGAACTGGCCCGCGAGGCCGGGCTTATCGCGACCGGAGGCTCGGATTACCACGGAGGACCGGAAGAAGAGGCGTACTTCGGTTCCGTGGTGGTTTCGTGTGCGATCGCAGAGCAGCTGCGCCATCGAGCCGCCTACAAAGGAGGTGCAACGTATGTCCGTTGTTCATGA
- a CDS encoding HAD family hydrolase: MAIRLVTIDFWNTMVDPHVGGLARKQQRIEQLQQVLQNLGRESDPEALEAVYQQARRWFEGAWQEARYTPPVELLVRRIWQELGLTVPEAAHQETVRVFEEGLLQAPPAFAPGLREGLQALAECYGLCIVSDTMFSPGRVIRRLLEEADLHRFFRHFVFSDETGYAKPDPRAFLHALSAFGVEPSEAVHIGDLQRTDVAGAQAVGMRAILYVGLNRRDQEGHTADAVAEDWREVPRLVAQLEQVDS; the protein is encoded by the coding sequence ATGGCGATCCGGTTGGTGACGATCGATTTTTGGAACACGATGGTCGACCCCCACGTGGGGGGACTCGCCCGCAAGCAACAGCGTATAGAGCAGCTGCAACAGGTCTTGCAAAACCTGGGACGGGAGTCTGATCCCGAGGCGCTGGAGGCCGTCTACCAGCAGGCCCGTCGTTGGTTCGAGGGAGCCTGGCAAGAGGCCCGCTACACCCCTCCGGTGGAGCTGCTCGTGCGCCGGATTTGGCAGGAACTGGGCCTCACGGTTCCAGAGGCGGCGCATCAGGAGACGGTGCGCGTTTTTGAAGAGGGGCTGCTGCAGGCGCCCCCGGCTTTTGCTCCCGGGCTTCGGGAGGGGCTGCAGGCTCTGGCGGAATGCTACGGGCTCTGCATCGTCTCGGACACCATGTTTTCGCCTGGCCGCGTGATACGGCGGCTTTTGGAGGAGGCCGACTTGCATCGGTTTTTCCGCCATTTCGTGTTTTCCGACGAAACCGGCTACGCCAAACCCGACCCCCGAGCCTTCCTGCACGCCTTATCGGCCTTTGGTGTTGAGCCTTCTGAGGCGGTGCACATAGGCGATCTGCAGCGCACAGACGTCGCAGGGGCGCAGGCCGTGGGGATGCGCGCCATCCTGTACGTGGGCCTTAACCGCCGCGATCAGGAGGGCCACACCGCCGACGCCGTAGCCGAGGACTGGCGCGAAGTACCTCGTTTGGTCGCACAACTGGAGCAGGTCGACTCATGA
- a CDS encoding SDR family NAD(P)-dependent oxidoreductase, whose protein sequence is MNTPEPHMLISGASSGIGEATARLAAGRGWRLSLGARRLERLQALAEKLQRAHGASVYVAPLDVRRTDSVQAFLEGAIAAQGVPTVLVNNAGLALGLRPLWETPEEDYETMWQTNVAGVIRLTQAVLPHMLRQGRGHIVMLGSIAGWEAYEGGSIYCATKFALRALTQSLRQELLGTPIRLTSIDPGMVETEFSLVRFRGDRERARKVYEGLTPLTGEDVARCILWAVEQPEHVNIDTIILKPRDQASMFKVHRRA, encoded by the coding sequence ATGAACACGCCCGAGCCGCACATGCTGATCAGCGGCGCCTCTTCCGGGATTGGAGAGGCCACAGCGCGCCTAGCCGCCGGGCGGGGATGGCGGCTTTCCCTGGGGGCTCGTCGTCTGGAGCGGCTGCAGGCGCTAGCCGAGAAGCTGCAGCGCGCACACGGGGCCTCCGTATACGTCGCTCCCCTGGATGTGCGGCGAACCGATTCCGTGCAGGCCTTCCTGGAGGGGGCCATTGCCGCTCAAGGCGTCCCTACGGTGTTGGTCAACAACGCCGGCTTGGCTCTGGGGTTGCGACCGCTGTGGGAGACCCCCGAAGAAGACTACGAGACCATGTGGCAGACGAACGTGGCCGGCGTGATCCGGCTCACCCAGGCCGTGCTGCCGCACATGCTGCGCCAAGGCCGCGGCCACATCGTCATGCTCGGCTCTATTGCGGGATGGGAGGCCTACGAAGGGGGGAGCATCTACTGCGCCACCAAGTTCGCCCTGCGGGCCCTTACGCAGAGTTTGCGCCAGGAGCTGCTGGGCACGCCGATTCGGCTTACCAGCATCGACCCCGGCATGGTGGAGACCGAGTTCAGCCTGGTGCGCTTTCGCGGCGATCGGGAGAGGGCCCGAAAGGTCTACGAGGGGCTCACCCCCCTAACCGGAGAAGATGTGGCCCGCTGCATCCTATGGGCCGTCGAGCAGCCCGAACACGTCAACATCGATACCATCATCCTCAAACCCCGTGACCAGGCCTCCATGTTCAAGGTCCACCGTCGTGCGTAG
- a CDS encoding NAD-dependent epimerase/dehydratase family protein → MRAFVTGGTGFIGSHLVEYLLEQGYEVRALVRRQARWLEGLPVTLVRATDMEDPALEKTLADVEYVFHVAGLVRAPTWEPLYRANVEATERLLALVWRVNPSIRRVLVVSSQAAVGPSLNGPVTEESPLRPISAYGRSKALMEARIRERFAELPYTIVRPPAVYGPRERDIYTFFRLVATGVAPIIGTGEEPELSLVHVQDLVRGLYLAATRPEGLRQVFFISSERFYSWQELRDVTLRALGRRALTLRVPRALVVPAGALIEGISRLLGFYPPFNREKARELVARWTCSTEKAVRLLGYRQQVDIEEGIPQTIAWYRTQGWL, encoded by the coding sequence ATGCGGGCTTTCGTAACCGGAGGCACGGGTTTTATCGGCAGCCACCTCGTTGAGTACCTGCTTGAGCAGGGCTATGAGGTGCGCGCCTTGGTGCGACGGCAGGCCCGATGGCTAGAGGGGCTTCCCGTTACGCTGGTTCGCGCAACCGACATGGAGGATCCGGCCCTGGAGAAGACCCTGGCCGACGTCGAGTACGTCTTCCATGTGGCCGGGCTTGTGCGCGCGCCCACCTGGGAGCCCCTGTACCGAGCCAACGTGGAGGCTACGGAACGGTTGCTTGCGCTCGTGTGGCGCGTCAACCCTTCGATTCGGCGCGTGCTGGTTGTGAGCAGCCAAGCCGCCGTTGGGCCCAGCCTGAACGGCCCCGTAACGGAAGAAAGCCCCCTGCGCCCCATAAGCGCCTACGGACGCAGCAAAGCGCTCATGGAGGCGCGCATTCGGGAGCGTTTTGCGGAGCTGCCTTATACGATCGTGCGTCCTCCGGCCGTGTACGGGCCGCGGGAGCGGGACATCTACACGTTCTTTCGCCTGGTGGCCACTGGGGTGGCACCCATCATAGGGACCGGAGAGGAGCCTGAGTTGAGTCTGGTGCACGTTCAAGATCTGGTGCGCGGGCTGTATTTGGCCGCCACAAGACCTGAGGGACTGCGACAGGTGTTCTTCATCTCCAGCGAGCGCTTTTACAGCTGGCAAGAGCTGCGCGACGTTACGCTGCGGGCTCTGGGCCGGCGTGCGCTGACCCTGCGCGTGCCGCGCGCCCTGGTGGTGCCCGCAGGGGCGTTGATAGAGGGGATCAGCCGACTCCTCGGCTTCTATCCCCCATTTAATCGGGAAAAAGCGCGCGAACTGGTAGCCCGCTGGACCTGCTCTACGGAGAAAGCCGTCCGCCTGCTGGGCTACCGGCAACAGGTGGACATCGAGGAGGGCATACCCCAGACCATCGCCTGGTACCGGACCCAAGGATGGCTTTAG
- a CDS encoding T9SS type A sorting domain-containing protein has product MRRLLLLGFLIGFFLSEAWAQLAPVDSVLEGRITRSITLRASKRYLLRGFVNVDPPATLRIEPGTIIFGEKATKGTLIINRGARIIAEGTPTRPIVFTSQQPRGQRAPGDWGGIIIAGRAPINVPGGTAEIEGGTGTVYGGGANPDPNDNSGVLRYVRIEFPGIAFLPDNEINGLTLGGVGRGTIIEYVQVSYCGDDAFEWFGGTVNARYLISYANVDDDFDTDFGYQGRVQFALAVRDPNIADIGGSNGFESDNDGTGTTNAPRTSPVFSNVTLIGPAATAQTSISPNFRRGMHIRRSSLLSAYNSIVMGWPEGLLLDGSVTTTAARDGELEMRNFIVAGIRTSPPVRVSGAPSGFDQMAWFQTPAWNNRLLSTTADVGLVNPYPARPADFDPRPRFTSPAVAGASFAWSRLQDPFFQQVAYVGAFDPNTRWDLPWANYDPQNTDYSRVGTSVEATAEAPSLELDVYPNPFVEDVRIRLRLPEAASVRLAVYDLLGREIARFAEGPHPAGYREWTWRAGKIPAGLYYVQLRVGDQVLHRPVVRGR; this is encoded by the coding sequence ATGCGACGTCTTCTACTGCTGGGCTTCCTGATCGGCTTCTTTCTGTCGGAGGCCTGGGCACAGCTGGCGCCCGTAGATAGCGTCTTAGAGGGGCGTATTACGCGCAGCATCACGCTGCGAGCTTCGAAGCGGTATCTGTTGCGGGGCTTCGTTAACGTCGATCCCCCGGCTACGCTGCGCATTGAGCCCGGCACGATCATCTTCGGAGAAAAGGCCACTAAGGGGACGCTCATCATCAACCGAGGGGCCCGAATTATCGCCGAGGGCACGCCTACGCGCCCCATCGTGTTCACCAGCCAACAGCCTCGGGGCCAGCGCGCTCCAGGAGATTGGGGGGGGATCATCATCGCCGGCCGCGCTCCCATCAATGTGCCGGGCGGCACGGCCGAGATCGAGGGCGGCACGGGTACCGTTTACGGGGGAGGCGCCAATCCCGATCCCAACGATAACTCGGGCGTGCTCCGTTATGTGCGCATCGAATTTCCGGGGATCGCCTTTTTGCCCGACAACGAGATCAACGGCCTGACCCTGGGCGGCGTGGGCCGCGGTACGATCATCGAGTACGTCCAGGTAAGCTACTGCGGCGACGACGCCTTCGAGTGGTTCGGCGGCACGGTCAACGCGCGCTATCTGATCAGCTACGCTAACGTAGACGACGACTTTGATACGGATTTCGGCTATCAGGGCCGCGTGCAGTTTGCCTTGGCCGTTCGCGATCCCAACATCGCCGACATCGGCGGCTCCAACGGCTTTGAGTCCGATAACGACGGCACGGGGACCACGAACGCGCCGCGCACGTCCCCCGTATTCTCCAACGTCACCCTAATCGGACCGGCGGCCACGGCGCAGACAAGCATCAGCCCGAACTTCCGGCGTGGCATGCATATTCGGCGCTCCTCGCTGCTTTCAGCTTACAACTCGATCGTCATGGGCTGGCCCGAAGGGCTTCTGCTGGATGGCTCCGTCACCACCACGGCCGCTCGCGACGGGGAGCTGGAGATGCGCAACTTCATCGTGGCTGGCATTCGCACCTCGCCCCCGGTGCGGGTCTCCGGAGCTCCCTCTGGTTTCGATCAGATGGCATGGTTTCAAACGCCAGCCTGGAACAACCGCCTGCTGAGCACAACGGCCGACGTGGGGCTGGTCAATCCCTACCCGGCCCGTCCGGCCGACTTCGACCCCAGGCCCCGCTTTACGAGCCCCGCCGTAGCAGGCGCTAGCTTCGCCTGGTCCAGGCTGCAGGACCCTTTCTTCCAGCAGGTGGCCTACGTGGGGGCTTTCGATCCCAACACGCGCTGGGATCTGCCTTGGGCCAACTATGATCCGCAAAACACGGATTACAGCCGCGTGGGCACGTCCGTAGAGGCGACCGCCGAGGCGCCAAGCCTGGAGCTAGACGTCTACCCGAACCCGTTTGTCGAGGACGTGCGCATTCGGCTGCGCTTGCCCGAGGCGGCCTCGGTGCGCCTAGCCGTATACGATTTGCTGGGCCGCGAGATAGCGCGCTTTGCTGAAGGTCCGCATCCGGCTGGGTATCGGGAGTGGACTTGGCGTGCCGGCAAGATCCCGGCCGGCCTTTACTACGTGCAGCTTCGCGTAGGGGATCAAGTGCTACACAGGCCCGTAGTGCGCGGACGCTAG